The following coding sequences lie in one Miscanthus floridulus cultivar M001 chromosome 9, ASM1932011v1, whole genome shotgun sequence genomic window:
- the LOC136480669 gene encoding disease resistance protein Pik-2-like: MSSSARSCCLAFSPVALLPDSNPETDPPWYFIVIDDVWDINSWQAIGSALHRNNNGSRVVKTTRNLEVACGDKVYQLGPLSHDNSKKLFYMRLYGGEDKCPAHHPEEASQKILDKCGGVPLAIITMASLLVGKSRDDWFEVCSSPGFYCGRENKQVDDTVWILSLSYYDLPSHLKTCLLYLSVYPEDSLIAKGSLIWQWIAKGFVEKRTGTSLFHHGEEYFHQLINRSMIQGTESESDGIIHHCRVHDMVLDLIRDLAGKENFITISIQDGGTSSRHKVRRIAQQNRILLDQSHPDGHRVMTQLRSLVAHGCDIRSLVLHPSFKLLRVLALEGCTSSDNDEYDRRWLEHLEKLVHLRYLGLGGTKVRELPEAIGALKLLQTLDLVGIGGYGMQVQLPSSVSLLTRLVCIRCDKYTKVPDGFLQKVTSLEELQISVRMQSVEYKRQFLKVLGNQSLLRVLRVIGIDRMDKSVQAELLKSLGNGSEFVCIQ; this comes from the exons ATGTCGTCGTCGGCTCGTAGCTGCTGCCTGGCTTTCTCCCCGGTTGCTCTGCTCCCAGACTCAAATCCCGAGACCGATCCACCCTG GTACTTCATCGTTATTGACGACGTATGGGACATAAATTCCTGGCAAGCAATAGGATCAGCTTTGCATCGGAACAATAACGGAAGTAGAGTAGTCAAAACTACTCGAAATCTTGAAGTAGCCTGTGGCGATAAAGTTTACCAGCTTGGCCCTCTTTCACATGATAACTCAAAGAAGCTCTTTTATATGAGGCTATATGGCGGTGAAGACAAATGTCCTGCTCATCATCCTGAAGAGGCATCCCAAAAAATTCTGGACAAATGTGGCGGTGTACCATTAGCTATCATCACAATGGCTAGCTTGTTGGTGGGCAAATCAAGAGATGATTGGTTTGAGGTCTGCAGCTCTCCTGGTTTCTATTGTGGCAGAGAGAACAAGCAAGTAGATGATACTGTGTGGATATTATCCCTTAGCTACTATGATCTACCTTCTCATCTGAAGACCTGCTTATTGTACCTAAGTGTGTATCCCGAAGACTCTCTTATTGCTAAGGGTTCCTTGATATGGCAATGGATAGCTAAAGGCTTTGTTGAGAAGAGAACAGGAACAAGCCTGTTTCATCACGGAGAGGAATACTTCCATCAGCTCATAAACAGGAGCATGATCCAAGGGACGGAATCAGAAAGTGATGGCATCATACATCACTGTCGTGTTCATGACATGGTCCTTGATCTTATTCGTGACTTGGCAGGCAAAGAAAACTTCATCACTATCTCAATTCAGGATGGTGGAACATCATCACGACACAAGGTGCGCCGGATAGCACAACAGAACAGGATATTGCTGGATCAATCCCATCCTGACGGTCATAGGGTCATGACACAACTGAGGTCATTGGTTGCCCATGGGTGTGACATCCGTAGTCTTGTCTTGCATCCGAGCTTTAAACTCTTACGTGTGCTAGCTTTAGAGGGGTGCACATCATCTGATAATGATGAGTATGATAGGCGCTGGCTCGAGCATCTTGAGAAACTAGTTCATCTGAGGTACCTTGGACTAGGAGGTACAAAGGTCAGGGAGCTCCCGGAGGCGATAGGAGCTCTAAAGCTTCTACAGACACTGGACTTGGTGGGTATCGGAGGATATGGTATGCAAGTCCAATTGCCATCGAGCGTTAGCCTGCTAACACGGTTGGTCTGCATAAGATGTGACAAATACACGAAGGTGCCCGATGGGTTCCTCCAGAAGGTGACGTCCCTGGAGGAGCTACAGATAAGTGTTCGCATGCAGTCTGTTGAGTACAAGAGGCAATTTTTGAAGGTGCTGGGCAACCAGAGCCTACTGAGGGTGCTCCGTGTGATTGGCATAGACAGGATGGATAAGAGCGTGCAGGCAGAACTTTTGAAGTCACTAGGCAATGGATCTGAATTTGTTTGCATTCAATGA
- the LOC136482736 gene encoding uncharacterized protein: MQIDEVAEKETITCGTDWNKVVQLSPDADTTDVDISTWTPISFITESYKQWWREWKEQLFATSAHTYRHMIDSEYAIPDDAVNHPAPSVSKSGKPFNLRPISPTSPIGYNAPTLAALTHQKIRTKTITSKSKLAISRATPSAAATTLVKAFKGVRAATGSSSAIPPISSITPSEVAS; this comes from the exons atgcaaattgacgaagtcgccgaaaa ggaaacaatcacctgcggaacagactggaacaaggtagtacaactttctcctgatgccgataccacagatgttgatatatccacctggacaccaatatctttcatcaccgagtcatacaagcaatggtggcgagagtggaaagagcaactgttcgcgacttctgctcacacatatcggcacatgatcgattctgaatatgccatccctgacgacgcg gttaaccacccagcaccatcggtgagcaaaagtgggaaacccttcaacctccggcctatttccccaacatcgccgatcggctacaacgctcccaccttagccgctttgacccaccagaagattcgtaccaagaccatcacttctaagtccaaattggctatatccagggctactccatcggccgctgctacaaccttggtcaaagcctttaag ggggtaagagctgctactggatcatcatcggcaattccgccgatatcaagcatcactccttcagaggtagcttcttga